A section of the Verrucomicrobium sp. GAS474 genome encodes:
- the rpoB gene encoding DNA-directed RNA polymerase subunit beta: protein MTKKAVERINFGKINETIEVPNLIEHQLKSYSDFLQTEVPPSKRRAEGLHAVFSEVFPIESYDGKIKLEFGSYEIGEAKTHFVECIKEGQTYAAPLYLTFRLREESSTKEERVYMGELPMMTPQGNFVINGAERVIVSQLHRSPGICFEASVHTNGKLLHSYRIIPDRGTWMEVTFDTTDLLYVHLDRRKRRRKFLITTLLRALGYGTDEEIIQLFYPIEDLKLSADLDDSRIGTKVLIAELRDTANQDQVVARAFEPLTKSVIRQILDLGIKTVRVVDIKDDDTIIKCLKKDSAKDTDEALKEIYRRLRPGDPPTVPNAKILLKRLFFDNKRYDLSRVGRYKINQKLGINVELDTRVLDNQDVIAATQYIIGLRRGEGSTDDIDHLGSRRVRTVGELLANQCRTGLARTERLVKERMTLFDVNTEGMTPQKLINPKALSATIRDFFSRSQLSQLMDQTNPLSELTHKRRLSALGPGGLSRDRAGFEVRDVHTSHYGRICPIETPEGPNIGLIASMSCFARVNEFGFIETPYRRVTDGKVTAFVDYLAADQEEAYIVSMANSPIDDKGNFLEKKVSVRFKGEFLEVEPERVNYMDVSPKQLVSVAAGLIPFLEHDDANRALMGSNMQRQGVPLIVTDAPIVGTGMEGKVARDTQAVIVSDIAGKVASVSANRIIVTPDGEVNEKKKLKHDPEGGVCVYDLRKFMRSNAGTCVNQRPIVHRGDKVAKGQVLADGPCTDKGELALGRNVLVAFMPWNGYNFEDAILISEKVVKEDGYTSIHIDEFEISARDTKLGPEEITRDIPNVGDEALKNLGPDGVIRIGAEVKPGDILVGKITPKSETELAPEERLLRAIFGDKAADVKDSSLRVPSGTYGIIMDIKVTSGNVTVQRQKMTPTEAKQKSKEIETRYTTKEAELLEELTQALSNILLNEKIPLDVVNAETGEIIIPANRKITKTLLRKLASVYDHIEIDPSPIRIKIMEIIQSFESKFEQLKNDKDLELDQVESGDDVDPGIIKQVKVYVASKRKISVGDKMAGRHGNKGVVARIVPEEDMPFLPDGTPVEIVLNPLGVPSRMNVGQVLETHLGIAARALGFKVATPVFDGIKEKQIRAYLKEANMDEDGKSYLYDGRTGERFDQRVVVGIIYMLKLGHMVADKIHARAVGPYSLVTQQPLGGKAQYGGQRFGEMEVWAMEAYGAAYTLQELLTVKSDDVTGRTRIYESIVKGDNTLEAGTPESFNVLIKEMQSLCLDVKVGDRSVRPGTEQHDPRPATLPILDMTTPAAA, encoded by the coding sequence ATGACAAAAAAAGCTGTGGAACGGATCAACTTCGGCAAGATCAACGAGACCATCGAGGTTCCGAATCTCATCGAGCATCAGCTCAAGTCCTACTCGGATTTCCTCCAGACCGAAGTCCCCCCCTCGAAGCGCCGCGCCGAAGGTCTCCACGCCGTCTTCTCCGAAGTCTTCCCCATCGAGAGCTACGACGGTAAGATCAAGCTCGAGTTCGGCTCCTACGAGATCGGCGAAGCCAAGACCCACTTCGTTGAGTGCATCAAGGAAGGCCAGACCTACGCCGCTCCCCTCTACCTCACCTTCCGCCTCCGCGAGGAAAGCTCGACCAAGGAAGAGCGCGTCTACATGGGCGAACTGCCCATGATGACCCCCCAGGGCAACTTCGTCATCAACGGCGCCGAGCGCGTCATCGTCTCCCAGCTCCACCGCTCCCCCGGCATCTGCTTCGAGGCCAGCGTCCACACCAACGGGAAGCTCCTCCACTCCTACCGCATCATCCCCGATCGCGGCACCTGGATGGAAGTCACCTTCGACACCACCGACCTCCTCTACGTCCATCTCGACCGTCGGAAGCGCCGCCGGAAGTTCCTCATCACCACCCTGCTCCGCGCCCTCGGCTACGGTACCGACGAGGAAATCATCCAGCTCTTCTACCCGATCGAAGACCTGAAGCTCTCCGCCGACCTCGACGACTCCCGCATCGGCACGAAGGTGCTGATCGCCGAGCTCCGCGACACGGCCAACCAGGACCAGGTCGTCGCCCGCGCCTTCGAGCCGCTCACCAAGAGCGTCATCCGCCAGATCCTCGACCTCGGCATCAAGACCGTCCGCGTCGTCGACATCAAGGACGACGACACGATCATCAAGTGCCTCAAGAAGGACAGCGCCAAGGACACCGACGAGGCGTTGAAGGAAATCTACCGCCGCCTCCGCCCCGGCGATCCGCCGACCGTCCCGAACGCGAAGATCCTCCTCAAGCGCCTCTTCTTCGACAACAAGCGCTACGATCTCTCCCGCGTCGGCCGCTACAAGATCAACCAGAAGCTCGGCATCAACGTCGAGCTCGACACCCGCGTCCTCGACAACCAGGACGTCATCGCCGCCACGCAGTACATCATCGGCCTGCGCCGCGGTGAAGGCTCCACCGACGACATCGACCACCTCGGCAGCCGCCGCGTCCGCACGGTGGGCGAACTCCTCGCGAACCAGTGCCGCACCGGCCTGGCCCGCACGGAGCGCCTCGTCAAGGAGCGCATGACGCTCTTCGACGTGAACACCGAGGGCATGACGCCCCAGAAGCTCATCAACCCGAAGGCCCTCTCGGCCACCATCCGCGACTTCTTCTCCCGGAGCCAGCTCTCGCAGCTCATGGACCAGACGAATCCGCTCTCGGAGCTGACGCACAAGCGGCGCCTCTCCGCCCTCGGGCCGGGGGGTCTCTCCCGCGACCGCGCTGGGTTCGAGGTTCGCGACGTCCACACCTCCCACTACGGCCGCATCTGCCCGATCGAGACGCCGGAAGGCCCGAACATCGGCCTGATCGCGTCGATGTCGTGCTTCGCCCGCGTCAACGAGTTCGGCTTCATCGAGACCCCCTACCGCCGGGTCACCGACGGCAAGGTCACCGCGTTCGTCGACTACCTCGCCGCCGACCAGGAAGAGGCCTACATCGTCTCGATGGCGAATTCGCCCATCGACGACAAGGGCAACTTCCTCGAAAAGAAGGTCTCCGTCCGCTTCAAGGGCGAGTTCCTCGAAGTCGAGCCCGAGCGCGTCAACTACATGGACGTCTCGCCGAAGCAGCTCGTCTCCGTCGCCGCCGGCCTCATTCCCTTCCTCGAACATGACGACGCGAACCGCGCGCTCATGGGCTCGAACATGCAGCGCCAGGGCGTCCCCCTGATCGTCACCGACGCCCCGATCGTCGGCACCGGCATGGAAGGCAAGGTCGCCCGCGACACGCAGGCCGTCATCGTCTCCGACATCGCCGGCAAGGTCGCCTCCGTCTCGGCCAACCGCATCATCGTCACCCCCGACGGCGAAGTGAACGAGAAGAAGAAGCTGAAGCACGACCCCGAAGGCGGCGTCTGCGTCTACGACCTCCGCAAGTTCATGCGCTCCAACGCGGGCACCTGCGTCAACCAGCGCCCCATCGTCCACCGCGGCGACAAGGTGGCGAAGGGCCAGGTCCTCGCCGACGGTCCCTGCACCGACAAGGGCGAGCTCGCCCTCGGCCGCAACGTCCTCGTGGCGTTCATGCCGTGGAACGGCTACAACTTCGAGGACGCCATCCTGATCTCCGAGAAGGTGGTCAAGGAAGACGGCTACACCAGCATCCACATCGACGAGTTCGAGATCAGCGCCCGCGACACGAAGCTCGGGCCGGAAGAAATCACCCGGGACATCCCGAACGTCGGCGACGAGGCGTTGAAGAACCTCGGGCCCGACGGCGTCATCCGCATCGGCGCCGAGGTCAAGCCCGGCGACATCCTCGTCGGCAAGATCACGCCGAAGAGCGAGACCGAACTCGCCCCCGAAGAGCGGCTCCTCCGAGCCATCTTCGGCGACAAGGCCGCCGACGTGAAGGACTCCTCCCTCCGCGTTCCCTCGGGCACCTACGGTATCATCATGGATATCAAGGTCACGAGCGGCAACGTCACCGTCCAGCGCCAGAAGATGACGCCGACGGAGGCGAAGCAGAAGTCGAAGGAAATCGAGACCCGCTACACCACGAAGGAAGCCGAGCTTCTCGAAGAGCTGACGCAGGCCCTCTCGAACATCCTCCTCAACGAGAAGATCCCCCTCGACGTCGTCAACGCCGAGACGGGCGAGATCATCATCCCCGCCAACCGGAAAATCACCAAGACCCTGCTCCGCAAGCTCGCCTCGGTCTACGATCACATCGAGATCGACCCGAGCCCGATCCGGATCAAGATCATGGAGATCATCCAGTCCTTCGAGAGCAAGTTCGAGCAGCTCAAGAACGACAAGGACCTCGAGCTCGACCAGGTCGAGAGCGGCGACGACGTCGATCCCGGCATCATCAAGCAGGTCAAGGTCTACGTCGCCAGCAAGCGTAAGATCTCCGTCGGCGACAAGATGGCGGGCCGCCACGGCAACAAGGGCGTCGTCGCCCGGATCGTGCCGGAAGAGGACATGCCGTTCCTCCCGGACGGCACCCCGGTCGAGATCGTCCTGAACCCCCTCGGCGTTCCTTCCCGAATGAACGTCGGGCAGGTTCTCGAAACCCACCTCGGCATCGCCGCCCGGGCCCTCGGCTTCAAGGTCGCGACGCCCGTCTTCGACGGCATCAAGGAAAAGCAGATCCGAGCCTACCTCAAGGAAGCCAACATGGACGAGGACGGCAAGTCCTACCTCTATGACGGCCGGACCGGGGAACGCTTCGATCAGCGCGTCGTCGTCGGCATCATCTACATGCTGAAGCTCGGCCACATGGTCGCCGACAAGATCCACGCCCGCGCCGTCGGGCCGTATTCCCTCGTCACCCAGCAGCCGCTGGGCGGCAAGGCCCAATACGGCGGCCAGCGTTTCGGCGAAATGGAAGTCTGGGCGATGGAAGCCTACGGCGCGGCCTACACGCTGCAGGAACTCCTCACCGTCAAGTCGGACGACGTCACGGGCCGCACCCGGATCTACGAGAGCATCGTCAAGGGGGACAACACCCTCGAAGCCGGCACTCCCGAGTCGTTCAACGTCCTCATCAAGGAAATGCAGAGCCTCTGCCTCGACGTGAAGGTCGGCGACCGTTCGGTCCGCCCCGGCACCGAGCAGCACGATCCGCGCCCGGCCACCCTGCCGATCCTCGACATGACGACCCCGGCTGCCGCCTAA
- the rplK gene encoding 50S ribosomal protein L11, producing MAKEVQAIVRLQIPAGQANPAPPVGPALGQHGVNIMGFCKEFNAATQKEAGNILPVVISIYKDKSFTFITKSPPAAILLKKFAGIASGSKEPNRIKVGKVTKKQVEEIIKIKRKDLNAGSDEAAFRLIAGTARNMGIEIVD from the coding sequence ATGGCTAAAGAAGTTCAGGCAATCGTCCGTCTCCAAATCCCCGCCGGTCAGGCGAATCCCGCGCCCCCCGTCGGTCCCGCCCTCGGTCAGCACGGCGTCAACATCATGGGCTTCTGCAAGGAGTTCAACGCCGCGACCCAGAAGGAAGCCGGCAACATCCTTCCCGTCGTCATCTCGATCTACAAGGACAAGTCCTTCACCTTCATCACGAAGTCGCCGCCCGCCGCGATCCTCCTGAAGAAGTTTGCCGGCATCGCCTCGGGCTCCAAGGAACCGAACCGCATCAAGGTCGGCAAGGTCACCAAGAAGCAGGTCGAGGAGATCATCAAGATCAAGCGCAAGGATCTCAATGCCGGCAGCGACGAAGCCGCCTTCCGCCTCATCGCGGGAACGGCCCGCAACATGGGCATCGAAATCGTCGACTAG
- the rpoC gene encoding DNA-directed RNA polymerase subunit beta' — protein MSKETVAAREVLGLERAIGFDQVGISIASPETISAWSRGEVKNPETINYRTFKPEKGGLFCERIFGPTKDYECACGKYKRIKYKGVICDRCGVEVTLVRVRRERMGHIELAVPVSHIWFFKCMPSRLGLVMDMTARELERVIYYEDYLVVDPGSTPLELKQLLSEQQFREAVQQYGEGSFAARMGAEAIRDVLKSIDLPKVVEELAESLTTTKSKQTRKKLAKRLKLLQGFISSGARPEWMVLEVLPVIPPDLRPLVPLEGGRFATSDLNDLYRRVINRNNRLRNLLQLKTPDVIIRNEKRMLQEAVDALFDNGRHGRAVTGAGNRPLKSLSDMLKGKTGRFRMNLLGKRVDYSGRSVIVIGPDLKLSQCGLPKKMALVLFEPFIIRRLRELGYVHTVRSAKKMIERQEAVVWDILEDVTKGHSVLLNRAPTLHRLSIQGFEPKLIEGEAIRVHPLVCTAYNADFDGDQMAVHVPLSVESQLEARLLMLATNNIFSPSSGRAITTPSQDITLGCYYLTQGPRRIPGEAVEKKRLPIFGDLDEVLYAHADKAIGTHELILYRNPDFGVSGTVFGDKEKKMIETTAGRVLFNQIWPQGVGFVNKTCGKKQLSELILRAYQVGGRDATVESLDKLKALGFQEATKAGISIGIDDMIIPEEKNKVISRAYESIAVVEKQYRSGAITDGERYNKIVDIWTQATDEIASVMFRTLDNNLGRREYNPLYLMVDSGARGNRQQVRQLAGIRGLMAKPSGDIIERPIVSNFREGLTVLEYFISTHGARKGLADTALKTADAGYMTRKLHDVAQDVIVTEPDCGTVNGIWVKAIYEGDEEIVKLADRIYGRVSCDDINDPVARKPIVRANELIDEAKANQIEKIGTERVKIRSVLTCETKAGICSNCYGLNLATSKHSKLGEAVGVIAAQSIGEPGTQLTMRTFHIGGTASQIFKQPQIKAKNDGTVRFNDIRVVKSTEGQYIALTKNGTVSLHDDDGRELESYTIVIGSVISVAEGTKVKKNQLFVQWDPYNVPILTEKAGIIDFRDIIEGVTMKRELDEATKQIGTVIIDHKEDLHPQIVLLDEKTKEVLASYSIPSGAHVEVKSGQKAEAGQRLAKTPRKLAKTKDITGGLPRVAELFEARRPKDAAEIAKIDGVIEDAGIARGKKRLIIRDPQTNIEEEHLIPLSKHLIVYKGDSVKKGQQLTEGPVVPHEILEVCGPQELQEYLLNEVQEVYRLQGVEINDKHIEIIVRQMLRKVKITDPGDTQFLWGEQIDRLAFEAENRDIEEKGGKPAEASPVLLGITKASLETESFISAASFQDTTRVLTEAATLGKIDNLRGFKENIIMGHLIPAGTGFITHRSLRLIELGEPVGEPVINREKREGRDGEDAERSKIELAQALG, from the coding sequence ATGAGCAAGGAAACCGTCGCAGCACGCGAAGTCCTCGGCCTCGAACGCGCCATCGGGTTCGATCAGGTCGGCATCTCCATCGCCTCCCCGGAGACGATCTCGGCCTGGAGCCGGGGCGAGGTGAAGAACCCCGAAACGATCAACTACCGCACCTTCAAGCCGGAAAAGGGCGGCCTCTTCTGCGAGCGCATCTTCGGTCCCACGAAGGACTACGAGTGTGCTTGCGGCAAGTACAAGCGGATCAAGTACAAGGGCGTCATCTGCGACCGTTGCGGCGTCGAGGTCACCCTCGTCCGCGTCCGCCGCGAGCGGATGGGCCACATCGAGCTCGCCGTCCCCGTCTCCCACATCTGGTTCTTCAAGTGCATGCCGAGCCGCCTCGGCCTCGTCATGGACATGACGGCCCGCGAGCTCGAGCGCGTCATCTACTACGAGGACTACCTCGTCGTCGATCCCGGCAGCACCCCCCTCGAGCTGAAGCAGCTCCTCTCCGAACAGCAGTTCCGCGAGGCGGTCCAGCAGTACGGTGAAGGCTCCTTCGCCGCCCGCATGGGCGCCGAGGCGATCCGCGACGTCCTCAAGAGCATCGACCTCCCGAAGGTCGTCGAGGAACTCGCCGAGTCCCTGACCACCACGAAGAGCAAGCAGACCCGGAAGAAGCTGGCCAAGCGCCTGAAGCTCCTCCAGGGCTTCATCAGCTCCGGCGCCCGTCCCGAGTGGATGGTCCTCGAAGTCCTCCCCGTCATCCCCCCGGACCTCCGCCCGCTCGTCCCCCTCGAAGGCGGCCGCTTCGCCACCTCCGATCTGAACGACCTCTACCGTCGCGTCATCAACCGGAACAACCGTCTCCGCAACCTCCTCCAGCTGAAGACGCCCGACGTCATCATCCGGAACGAGAAGCGGATGCTCCAGGAAGCCGTCGACGCTCTCTTCGACAACGGCCGCCACGGCCGCGCCGTCACCGGCGCGGGCAACCGCCCGCTGAAGTCGCTCTCCGACATGCTGAAGGGCAAGACCGGCCGCTTCCGCATGAACTTGCTCGGCAAGCGCGTCGACTACTCCGGCCGTTCCGTCATCGTCATCGGGCCCGACCTCAAGCTCTCCCAGTGCGGTCTCCCGAAGAAGATGGCCCTCGTCCTCTTCGAGCCCTTCATCATCCGCCGCCTCCGTGAGCTCGGCTACGTCCACACCGTCCGTAGCGCGAAGAAGATGATCGAGCGCCAGGAAGCCGTCGTCTGGGACATCCTGGAAGACGTCACCAAGGGCCACTCGGTCCTCCTGAACCGCGCCCCCACGCTCCACCGTCTCTCGATCCAGGGCTTCGAGCCGAAGCTCATCGAAGGCGAGGCGATCCGCGTCCACCCCCTCGTCTGCACGGCCTACAACGCCGACTTCGACGGGGACCAGATGGCCGTCCACGTCCCGCTCTCGGTCGAGTCCCAGCTGGAGGCCCGCCTCCTCATGCTGGCGACGAACAACATCTTCTCGCCCTCCAGCGGCCGGGCGATCACCACGCCCTCCCAGGACATCACCCTCGGTTGCTACTACCTCACCCAGGGGCCCCGCCGCATCCCGGGCGAGGCGGTCGAAAAGAAGCGCCTGCCGATCTTCGGCGACCTCGACGAGGTGCTCTACGCCCATGCCGACAAGGCGATCGGGACGCATGAGCTGATCCTCTACAGGAACCCCGACTTCGGCGTCTCCGGCACCGTCTTCGGCGACAAGGAAAAGAAGATGATCGAGACCACCGCCGGTCGCGTCCTCTTCAACCAGATCTGGCCCCAGGGGGTCGGCTTCGTCAACAAGACCTGCGGCAAGAAGCAGCTCTCCGAGCTCATCCTCCGCGCCTACCAGGTCGGCGGCCGCGACGCCACCGTCGAGAGCCTCGACAAGCTCAAGGCCCTCGGCTTCCAGGAAGCGACCAAGGCCGGCATCTCCATCGGTATCGATGACATGATCATCCCCGAGGAGAAGAACAAGGTCATCAGCCGCGCCTACGAGAGCATCGCCGTCGTCGAGAAGCAGTATCGCTCCGGTGCCATCACCGACGGCGAACGCTACAACAAGATCGTCGACATCTGGACCCAGGCCACCGACGAAATCGCGTCGGTCATGTTCCGCACCCTCGACAACAACCTCGGCCGCCGCGAGTACAACCCGCTCTACCTCATGGTCGACTCGGGCGCCCGCGGTAACCGCCAGCAGGTCCGCCAGCTCGCCGGTATCCGCGGCCTCATGGCGAAGCCGTCCGGCGACATCATCGAGCGGCCGATCGTCTCGAACTTCCGCGAAGGCCTCACGGTGCTCGAGTACTTCATCTCGACGCACGGCGCCCGCAAGGGCCTCGCCGACACCGCGCTGAAGACCGCCGACGCCGGTTACATGACCCGCAAGCTCCACGACGTGGCGCAGGACGTCATCGTCACCGAGCCGGATTGCGGCACCGTCAACGGCATCTGGGTCAAGGCGATCTACGAAGGCGACGAGGAAATCGTCAAGCTGGCCGACCGTATCTACGGCCGCGTCTCGTGCGACGACATCAATGATCCCGTCGCCCGCAAGCCGATCGTCCGCGCCAACGAGCTGATCGACGAAGCCAAGGCCAACCAGATCGAGAAGATCGGCACCGAGCGGGTCAAGATCCGCTCCGTCCTCACCTGTGAGACGAAGGCCGGCATCTGCTCGAACTGCTACGGCCTCAACCTGGCCACCAGCAAGCACTCGAAGCTCGGCGAAGCGGTCGGCGTCATCGCCGCCCAGTCGATCGGCGAGCCCGGAACGCAGCTCACCATGCGCACGTTCCACATCGGCGGCACGGCCTCGCAGATCTTCAAGCAGCCCCAGATCAAGGCGAAGAACGACGGCACCGTCCGCTTCAACGACATCCGCGTCGTGAAGTCGACCGAAGGCCAGTATATCGCCCTCACGAAGAACGGCACCGTCAGCCTCCACGACGACGACGGCCGCGAGCTCGAAAGCTACACCATCGTCATCGGCTCCGTCATCTCGGTCGCCGAGGGGACGAAGGTGAAGAAGAACCAGCTCTTCGTGCAGTGGGATCCGTATAACGTCCCGATCCTCACGGAGAAGGCCGGTATCATCGACTTCCGCGACATCATCGAGGGCGTCACCATGAAGCGCGAGCTCGACGAAGCCACGAAGCAGATCGGCACCGTCATCATCGATCACAAGGAAGACCTCCATCCCCAGATCGTCCTCCTCGACGAGAAGACGAAGGAAGTCCTCGCCTCCTACTCGATTCCCTCCGGCGCCCACGTCGAGGTCAAGTCGGGCCAGAAGGCCGAGGCCGGCCAGCGTCTCGCGAAGACCCCCCGGAAACTCGCCAAGACGAAGGACATCACCGGCGGTCTCCCCCGCGTCGCCGAGCTCTTCGAGGCCCGTCGCCCGAAGGACGCGGCCGAAATCGCGAAGATCGACGGCGTCATCGAGGACGCCGGCATCGCCCGCGGCAAGAAGCGCCTCATCATCCGCGATCCCCAGACTAACATCGAGGAAGAGCACCTCATCCCGCTCTCGAAGCACCTCATCGTCTACAAGGGCGACTCGGTCAAGAAGGGCCAGCAGCTCACCGAAGGTCCCGTGGTTCCGCACGAGATCCTCGAGGTCTGCGGACCGCAGGAGCTCCAGGAATACCTCCTCAACGAGGTCCAGGAGGTCTACCGTCTGCAGGGCGTCGAGATCAACGACAAGCACATCGAGATCATCGTCCGCCAGATGCTCCGCAAGGTGAAGATCACCGATCCGGGCGACACCCAGTTCCTCTGGGGCGAACAGATCGACCGTCTCGCCTTCGAGGCCGAGAACCGCGACATCGAGGAGAAGGGCGGCAAGCCCGCCGAGGCCTCGCCCGTCCTCCTCGGCATCACGAAGGCGTCGCTGGAAACGGAGAGCTTCATCTCCGCCGCCAGCTTCCAGGATACCACCCGCGTCCTCACCGAGGCGGCGACCCTGGGCAAGATCGACAACCTCCGCGGCTTCAAGGAAAACATCATCATGGGTCACCTGATCCCTGCGGGTACGGGCTTCATCACCCACCGCTCCCTCCGGCTCATCGAGCTGGGCGAGCCGGTCGGCGAGCCCGTCATCAACCGGGAAAAGCGCGAAGGCCGCGACGGCGAAGACGCCGAGCGGTCGAAGATCGAACTGGCCCAGGCCCTGGGCTAA
- the rplJ gene encoding 50S ribosomal protein L10 yields the protein MRAEKKFIVDEIKGRVEGAPYLIVIDYTGLKVAQFSELRKRLRDGGSETRVVKNTFLARVLKDAGLPEIDAALKGQTAIVFGDKDVAAAAKLLKTFTAEFKLPTIKIGILDNAVLSQKEVLAVADLPSREVLLAKLLGVLQAPASQLVRLLNTPAGQIAQVIKANSEKASA from the coding sequence ATGAGAGCCGAGAAAAAATTCATCGTTGATGAGATCAAGGGCCGCGTCGAAGGCGCCCCCTACCTCATCGTTATCGACTACACCGGCCTGAAGGTCGCCCAGTTCAGCGAGCTGCGGAAGCGCCTCCGCGACGGCGGGTCCGAGACCCGCGTCGTGAAGAACACCTTCCTGGCCCGCGTGCTGAAGGACGCCGGCCTTCCCGAGATCGACGCCGCCCTCAAGGGGCAGACGGCGATCGTCTTCGGGGACAAGGACGTCGCCGCCGCCGCCAAGCTGCTGAAGACCTTCACCGCCGAGTTCAAGCTGCCGACCATCAAGATCGGCATCCTCGACAACGCCGTCCTCAGCCAGAAGGAAGTCCTGGCCGTCGCCGACCTGCCCTCCCGCGAAGTGCTTCTCGCGAAGCTCCTCGGGGTGCTGCAGGCTCCCGCCTCCCAGCTCGTCCGTCTCCTCAACACGCCCGCCGGCCAGATCGCTCAGGTCATCAAGGCGAACTCGGAAAAGGCCTCGGCCTAA
- the nusG gene encoding transcription termination/antitermination protein NusG: MSDTETPNSEAVGSASAAHPNVQWYALHTLSGQENKVKKNIEQRIKTEEIGDLLFEVVIPIERVSEVRRGKKVETERKLYPGYVFLAMLLRGEDGKLIDRSWYFVRETPGIIGFADGDNPLPMPGEQIEAMLRQMREREEKVSPKVAFAVGDKVKVGDGPFLNSEGVIEEIDPERGKLRVSVSMFGRSTPVELEYWQVEKSV; this comes from the coding sequence ATGAGCGATACGGAGACCCCGAATTCCGAAGCCGTCGGTTCTGCCTCGGCAGCCCACCCGAACGTGCAGTGGTACGCCCTGCACACCCTCTCGGGGCAGGAAAACAAGGTTAAGAAGAACATCGAGCAGCGGATCAAGACCGAGGAGATCGGCGATCTGCTCTTCGAGGTCGTCATCCCCATCGAGCGCGTCTCCGAAGTGCGCCGCGGCAAGAAGGTCGAGACCGAGCGGAAGCTCTATCCCGGTTACGTCTTCCTCGCCATGCTCCTCCGCGGCGAAGACGGGAAGCTGATCGACCGCTCCTGGTACTTCGTCCGGGAGACCCCCGGCATCATCGGCTTTGCCGACGGTGACAACCCCCTTCCCATGCCCGGCGAACAGATCGAGGCCATGCTCCGCCAGATGCGCGAGCGCGAGGAGAAGGTTTCCCCCAAGGTCGCCTTCGCCGTGGGAGACAAGGTCAAGGTCGGAGACGGCCCCTTCCTCAATTCGGAAGGCGTCATCGAAGAAATCGATCCCGAGCGCGGCAAGCTCCGCGTTTCCGTCAGCATGTTCGGCCGCTCGACCCCCGTCGAGCTCGAGTACTGGCAGGTGGAGAAGTCGGTCTAA
- the rplA gene encoding 50S ribosomal protein L1, giving the protein MARKPSKRYRNAAKLVDAVKLYPLNDAVKLLKELPKGKSDETVDLSFRLGVDPKQSDQMVRGTVALPHGSGKNVRVLVFAKGAAAEAATAAGADIVGYEDLVKKVSEGFQDFDVAVATPDAMAEVRKLGKVLGPRGLMPNPRTGTVTEDTAKAVRECKAGRVEFKLDKSGNIAVVAGKASFSPEFLEANAKAVIDAIVKARPATAKGRFVQSATLSSTYSPGIKLDVSAANR; this is encoded by the coding sequence ATGGCGCGTAAGCCCAGCAAACGGTATCGCAATGCGGCCAAATTGGTCGATGCGGTGAAGCTCTATCCGCTCAACGACGCGGTGAAGCTCCTCAAGGAACTCCCGAAGGGGAAGAGCGACGAGACGGTCGACCTCTCCTTCCGCCTCGGCGTCGACCCGAAGCAGAGCGACCAGATGGTGCGCGGCACCGTCGCCCTGCCCCACGGCTCCGGCAAGAACGTCCGCGTTCTCGTCTTCGCCAAGGGTGCCGCCGCCGAAGCCGCCACCGCGGCCGGCGCCGACATCGTCGGCTATGAGGATCTCGTGAAGAAGGTCTCCGAAGGCTTCCAGGACTTCGACGTCGCCGTCGCCACTCCCGACGCCATGGCCGAAGTCCGCAAGCTCGGCAAGGTCCTCGGGCCCCGTGGCCTCATGCCGAACCCCCGCACCGGAACCGTCACCGAAGACACCGCCAAGGCCGTCCGCGAGTGCAAGGCCGGCCGCGTCGAGTTCAAGCTCGACAAGTCGGGCAACATCGCCGTCGTCGCCGGCAAGGCCTCCTTCTCCCCCGAGTTCCTCGAGGCGAACGCCAAGGCCGTCATCGACGCCATCGTCAAGGCGCGTCCCGCCACCGCGAAGGGCCGCTTCGTCCAGTCCGCCACCCTCTCCTCGACCTACTCCCCCGGGATCAAGCTCGATGTGTCCGCGGCCAACCGATAA
- the rplL gene encoding 50S ribosomal protein L7/L12: MADLSAIVEQLSGLTVLEAADLVKQLETKWGVSAAAPVAAAAPAAAGGAAAPAAEAQTAFDVVLVDAGANKIGVIKEVRAVAAGLGLAEAKALVESAPKTVKEGVTKEEAAEIKKKLEAAGAKVEVK, translated from the coding sequence ATGGCAGATCTCTCCGCAATCGTTGAACAGCTCAGTGGCCTCACCGTTCTTGAAGCCGCCGACCTCGTGAAGCAGCTCGAAACCAAGTGGGGCGTCAGCGCCGCGGCCCCCGTCGCCGCCGCCGCTCCCGCCGCCGCCGGTGGTGCCGCCGCCCCCGCCGCCGAAGCGCAGACCGCCTTCGACGTCGTCCTCGTCGACGCCGGCGCCAACAAGATTGGCGTCATCAAGGAAGTCCGCGCGGTTGCCGCCGGCCTCGGCCTCGCCGAAGCCAAGGCCCTCGTCGAGAGCGCCCCGAAGACCGTCAAGGAAGGCGTCACCAAGGAAGAAGCCGCCGAGATCAAGAAGAAGCTCGAGGCCGCCGGCGCCAAGGTCGAAGTCAAGTAG